In a genomic window of Mycolicibacterium neoaurum VKM Ac-1815D:
- the tet(V) gene encoding tetracycline efflux MFS transporter Tet(V): MSAHVEAGGWRVLAPFRIRDYRLLIAAVACSIFATGMWTVVMALQVIAISNDPAALSLVASCLAIGLVAFVLVGGIAADRFPQRAIIIAVETVNTAAVTAVAALGLLGELALWHMAVAAAALGIGAAFFFPAYSAILPRLLPAEQLLAANGIEGVMRPTLQQAIGPAVAGVLIGATFPTVGAVVCAVLFGLGLCLLIATRPVAQPGEVTRAKTHALADLREGFRFMVRTPWLLATLLFASGFILLIMGPIEVLLPFITNARFEHGERIFGFVLAAFGLGSAIGALAVSSRMLPRRYLTVMMVSWTVGNVPIIVIGYTTSFAWMAVASFVVGATSGAAMVIWGTLLQRRVPPAMLGRVSSLDFFVSLVFMPVSMALVGPLSKVIAVETIFLAAGVGPVLLGGAAYLMARMSRDEIEHPLDG; this comes from the coding sequence GTGAGTGCGCATGTGGAAGCCGGCGGTTGGCGCGTACTCGCACCCTTCAGGATCCGCGATTACCGGCTGCTGATCGCCGCCGTGGCATGCTCGATCTTCGCCACCGGCATGTGGACCGTCGTGATGGCGCTCCAGGTCATCGCGATCAGCAACGACCCCGCGGCGCTGTCCCTGGTGGCGAGCTGCCTGGCCATCGGCCTGGTGGCGTTTGTCTTGGTCGGCGGTATCGCTGCCGACCGATTCCCGCAGCGCGCCATCATCATCGCGGTCGAGACGGTGAACACCGCCGCGGTGACGGCCGTGGCCGCACTCGGTCTTCTCGGCGAGCTCGCCCTATGGCACATGGCCGTCGCGGCGGCGGCACTCGGCATCGGGGCGGCATTCTTCTTCCCCGCCTACAGCGCCATCCTGCCGCGGCTGTTGCCTGCCGAACAATTGCTGGCCGCCAACGGGATCGAGGGCGTCATGCGCCCGACACTGCAACAGGCGATCGGCCCGGCGGTCGCCGGTGTGCTGATCGGCGCCACCTTCCCCACGGTCGGTGCCGTCGTCTGCGCGGTGCTCTTCGGTCTCGGCCTGTGCCTGCTGATCGCCACCCGTCCGGTCGCGCAACCCGGCGAGGTCACCCGGGCGAAGACACACGCCCTCGCCGATCTGCGCGAGGGATTCCGCTTCATGGTGCGCACACCGTGGCTGCTGGCGACCCTGTTGTTCGCCAGCGGGTTCATCCTGTTGATCATGGGACCGATCGAGGTCCTGCTGCCGTTCATCACCAACGCGCGTTTCGAGCACGGCGAGCGCATCTTCGGATTCGTGCTGGCCGCGTTCGGACTCGGCAGCGCAATCGGTGCACTCGCGGTGTCCTCGCGGATGCTGCCCCGCCGCTACCTGACGGTGATGATGGTGTCATGGACGGTGGGCAACGTCCCGATCATCGTCATCGGTTACACGACATCGTTTGCCTGGATGGCGGTGGCGTCCTTCGTCGTCGGAGCGACAAGCGGTGCGGCAATGGTCATTTGGGGCACGCTCTTGCAGCGCCGGGTGCCACCGGCGATGCTGGGCAGGGTATCCAGCCTGGACTTCTTCGTATCACTGGTGTTCATGCCGGTATCGATGGCGCTGGTGGGCCCGCTGTCCAAGGTGATCGCCGTCGAGACCATCTTCCTGGCGGCCGGGGTGGGCCCGGTGCTGCTGGGTGGTGCGGCGTACCTGATGGCCCGGATGTCGCGCGACGAGATCGAGCACCCGCTCGACGGCTGA
- a CDS encoding CPBP family intramembrane glutamic endopeptidase, whose translation MTNRTKWTGELRRIAGRKAPPSDEPAAVVGRRKFVVGAVLLVGAALLGYSLSRPPGDDTFIWLTLALAGVWAIGAYLSGPLHMGRVDFRGRMRRPVITGTAIGLGLAAVFVVGGLVAREIPGVDDYIRDVLEYSKSGPLYLIVFITVINGLAEEMFFRGSLYTALLRHRPVLTSTVLYVIATAATTGNPMLGFAAIILGTVCAFLRRATGGVLAPMLVHFFWGLVMVLALPPIFGV comes from the coding sequence GTGACGAACCGGACGAAGTGGACCGGTGAGCTCCGTCGGATCGCAGGCCGCAAGGCACCGCCCTCGGACGAGCCGGCCGCGGTGGTCGGCCGCCGCAAGTTCGTGGTCGGTGCGGTGCTGCTGGTGGGAGCCGCGCTGCTCGGCTACTCGCTGAGCAGGCCTCCCGGCGACGATACGTTCATCTGGCTCACGCTCGCGCTGGCGGGCGTGTGGGCCATCGGCGCGTATCTCTCCGGACCATTGCACATGGGCCGGGTCGACTTCCGTGGGCGGATGCGCCGTCCCGTCATCACCGGGACGGCGATCGGGCTCGGGCTGGCTGCGGTGTTCGTTGTCGGTGGGTTGGTGGCGCGCGAGATCCCCGGCGTCGACGACTACATCCGCGACGTGTTGGAGTACTCGAAATCGGGGCCGCTGTACCTGATCGTGTTCATCACGGTGATCAACGGACTCGCCGAGGAGATGTTCTTCCGCGGGTCGCTGTACACGGCGCTGTTGCGGCACCGTCCCGTACTCACCTCGACGGTGCTGTACGTGATCGCCACCGCGGCCACCACCGGCAATCCGATGCTCGGTTTTGCCGCGATCATTCTGGGCACCGTCTGCGCGTTTTTGCGTCGGGCCACCGGCGGGGTGCTGGCCCCCATGCTGGTGCACTTCTTCTGGGGACTGGTGATGGTGCTGGCCCTGCCGCCGATCTTCGGGGTCTGA
- a CDS encoding NAD(P)H-binding protein, with product MRILMTGATGYIGSRLVGELLDAGHQVVVTSRKPERLRAYGWFDGVSVVQLDAREKDSTTKAFDDAGQIDTVFYLVHGIGDPGFREVDNRAAANVAKAAKAAGVGRIVYLGGFVPGDEELSDHLAGRAEVAEALTEPGGAELVWLGAALIFGAGSTSFEILRYVGDRFPVLPIPSWMHNPIDPISIRDVLHYLVAAADPERVPAGSYDIYGPERTTYRDLLAGYARLAGNIRVEIPVGPVPTVLASKVSALALPVPGSLTADLTASLDYPMVATDAGLRDLVADPDGGLLGIDESIRRSLARHRRRPVNDLADPHHLADTDPDWAGGDSARIRELTPAIVRPALGVLAPLPGPARATVRAGLDVLAEIAAKVDPR from the coding sequence ATGCGGATCTTGATGACCGGTGCGACCGGATACATCGGCTCCCGCCTGGTCGGCGAACTGCTCGACGCGGGCCATCAGGTGGTGGTGACCAGCCGGAAACCCGAACGCCTGCGCGCGTACGGCTGGTTCGACGGGGTTTCCGTCGTGCAGTTGGACGCGCGCGAGAAGGATTCGACGACAAAGGCATTCGATGATGCCGGGCAGATCGACACGGTGTTCTACCTGGTGCACGGTATCGGTGACCCCGGATTCCGGGAGGTCGACAACCGTGCCGCGGCCAACGTGGCGAAGGCGGCCAAGGCCGCCGGTGTGGGCCGCATCGTGTACCTGGGCGGGTTCGTGCCCGGTGACGAGGAGCTCTCCGACCACCTGGCCGGCCGGGCCGAGGTCGCCGAGGCGCTGACCGAACCCGGGGGAGCGGAGCTGGTGTGGCTCGGCGCGGCATTGATCTTCGGCGCCGGGTCGACCTCGTTCGAGATCCTGCGCTATGTCGGCGACCGTTTCCCGGTCCTTCCGATACCGAGCTGGATGCACAACCCGATCGATCCGATCTCCATCCGGGATGTCCTGCACTATCTGGTGGCCGCGGCCGATCCGGAGCGCGTCCCGGCCGGCTCGTATGACATCTACGGTCCCGAGCGAACGACCTATCGCGATCTGCTCGCCGGCTATGCCAGGTTGGCAGGCAACATCAGGGTCGAGATCCCGGTGGGCCCGGTGCCGACCGTGCTCGCCTCCAAGGTGTCCGCGCTGGCACTGCCGGTGCCGGGCAGCCTGACCGCGGACCTCACCGCCTCCCTCGACTATCCGATGGTGGCCACCGACGCGGGCCTGCGTGACCTGGTTGCCGACCCCGACGGTGGTCTGCTCGGCATCGATGAGTCGATCCGCCGTTCGCTGGCCAGGCACCGTCGCCGCCCGGTCAACGATCTGGCCGACCCGCATCATCTTGCCGACACCGACCCGGATTGGGCGGGCGGAGATTCCGCCCGCATCCGAGAACTGACACCGGCGATCGTGCGACCGGCGCTGGGCGTCCTGGCGCCGTTGCCCGGGCCTGCGCGGGCGACCGTCCGCGCGGGTCTGGACGTCCTCGCCGAGATCGCGGCCAAGGTGGATCCGAGGTGA
- a CDS encoding gamma carbonic anhydrase family protein: MTAMAEPLIIPIQGRAPQLHAESWVAPNATVIGQVTLAAKASVWYSATLRAEFEPIEIGFGSNLQDGVTVHVDPGFPVRVGSGVSVGHNAVLHGCTVEDDCLIGMGAIVLNGAVIGAGSLVGAGAVVPQGTVVPPGSLVAGVPGKVRRELSDEEKAGNQLNAQVYQGLIELHR, encoded by the coding sequence ATGACGGCCATGGCTGAACCGCTGATCATCCCCATCCAGGGCCGCGCCCCGCAGTTGCACGCCGAATCCTGGGTGGCCCCCAATGCCACCGTGATCGGGCAGGTCACCCTGGCCGCGAAGGCCAGCGTCTGGTACTCGGCCACCCTGCGGGCCGAGTTCGAACCCATCGAGATCGGTTTCGGGTCCAACCTCCAGGACGGCGTCACCGTGCATGTCGACCCGGGCTTCCCGGTGCGGGTGGGCTCCGGGGTGAGCGTCGGCCACAACGCGGTGCTGCACGGCTGCACCGTCGAGGATGATTGCCTGATCGGGATGGGGGCGATCGTGCTGAACGGAGCCGTCATCGGCGCCGGTTCGCTCGTCGGGGCCGGTGCGGTGGTACCCCAGGGAACGGTCGTGCCACCGGGATCCTTGGTTGCCGGTGTCCCCGGCAAGGTACGCCGCGAACTCAGCGATGAGGAAAAGGCCGGTAATCAACTGAATGCGCAGGTCTATCAAGGCCTGATCGAGCTGCATCGCTAG
- a CDS encoding GlxA family transcriptional regulator: protein MHRVAVLLLPPVVGFDATIAPTLFGSAADTTGDPLYEVITCAVEPGPVPSTNGFALLPTAGPDALADADTVVIPGTRYAPARLDGTLEPAVRAALAGIRPGTRLVSICTGAFVLAAAGVLDGRPATTHWRYADALRALHPAVCVDENVLFVDDGDVLTSAGLAAGIDLCLHIIRSDHGVQVANDVARHCVVPPWREGGQAQFIDRQVPVPDRASTAATRQWALDHLDEELTVQQLARHAHMSPRTFNRRFRAETGEAPASWVRNRRLDHARELLESQDLAIDEVARRAGLGTGGNLRHHLRRGVGMSPSSYRKVYQGSRSRPVYHDGHG, encoded by the coding sequence ATGCACCGCGTCGCCGTACTGCTGTTGCCGCCGGTGGTGGGCTTCGACGCCACCATCGCCCCGACGCTGTTCGGCAGCGCCGCCGACACCACCGGCGATCCGCTGTACGAGGTGATCACCTGTGCCGTCGAGCCGGGTCCGGTGCCCTCGACCAACGGGTTCGCCCTGTTGCCGACGGCCGGACCCGACGCGCTGGCCGACGCCGACACCGTCGTGATCCCCGGAACCCGCTACGCGCCGGCCCGGCTCGACGGCACCCTGGAACCCGCGGTTCGCGCGGCCCTTGCCGGAATCCGCCCGGGCACCAGGCTGGTCTCGATCTGCACCGGTGCGTTCGTGCTGGCTGCCGCAGGCGTGCTGGATGGGCGGCCGGCCACCACGCACTGGCGGTACGCCGACGCGCTGCGTGCGCTGCACCCGGCGGTGTGTGTTGACGAGAACGTGTTGTTCGTCGACGACGGTGACGTGCTCACCTCGGCCGGGCTGGCCGCCGGAATAGACCTGTGCCTGCACATCATTCGGTCCGATCACGGTGTCCAGGTGGCCAACGATGTGGCGCGTCATTGCGTGGTGCCGCCGTGGCGCGAGGGTGGCCAGGCGCAGTTCATCGATCGGCAGGTACCGGTGCCCGATCGCGCCTCGACGGCGGCGACCCGGCAATGGGCGCTCGATCACCTGGACGAGGAGCTGACCGTGCAGCAACTGGCACGGCACGCGCATATGAGCCCGCGCACGTTCAATCGCCGCTTCCGCGCGGAAACCGGTGAGGCACCGGCGAGTTGGGTCCGCAACCGGCGCCTGGACCATGCCAGAGAACTGCTCGAATCACAGGACCTGGCCATCGACGAGGTGGCTCGCCGAGCGGGGTTGGGCACGGGCGGAAATCTGCGTCACCATCTACGCCGTGGCGTGGGGATGTCGCCGTCGAGTTACCGCAAGGTGTATCAGGGGAGCCGGTCGCGGCCCGTTTACCATGACGGCCATGGCTGA
- a CDS encoding MFS transporter, whose amino-acid sequence MTVVRAPGRVHWAWVIAGVSFVALLGAAAFRSVPGVFMVPLHGEFGWSHGTIGLAMSVNMTLFGVTAPFAAALMDRLGVRPVLAGALALIAAGSALSVVMTTGWQLVLLWGVLVGIGTGAISMGFVATVATRWFEARRGLVTGVLTAASATGQLIFLPVVAQVTTTHGWRWAALIVAGAALAVVPLVAVFMRNRPQDVGLTAYGAISDEPAAVAGGSFGAAFEGLRIGLRSRAFWLLAGSFAICGMTTNGLIGTHFIPAAHDHGMPTTLAAGLLATIGVLDVVGTIFSGWLTDRIDPRILLCVYYAGRGLSLVLLPSLLSPQAEPSTWVFVIFYGLDWVATVPPTIVLCREFFGSRAPIVFGWVFAAHQLGAAAAAAGAGWIRDLQGQYDLAFYLAAGLCLIAALLCAAVRRPAR is encoded by the coding sequence ATGACAGTTGTGCGTGCCCCGGGCCGGGTCCACTGGGCCTGGGTGATCGCCGGCGTCAGCTTCGTCGCGCTGCTGGGCGCCGCGGCGTTCCGGTCGGTCCCCGGGGTGTTCATGGTGCCGCTGCACGGGGAGTTCGGCTGGAGCCACGGCACCATCGGGCTGGCGATGTCGGTCAACATGACGCTGTTCGGCGTCACCGCGCCGTTCGCCGCCGCGCTGATGGACCGTCTCGGGGTCCGCCCGGTGCTGGCGGGCGCGCTGGCCCTGATCGCGGCCGGATCGGCGCTGAGCGTCGTGATGACCACCGGCTGGCAACTGGTGCTGCTGTGGGGCGTACTGGTCGGAATCGGCACCGGCGCCATCTCCATGGGCTTCGTGGCCACCGTCGCCACCCGGTGGTTCGAGGCCCGCCGCGGTCTGGTCACCGGAGTGCTGACCGCCGCGAGCGCCACCGGGCAGCTGATCTTCCTGCCGGTGGTGGCGCAGGTGACCACAACGCACGGCTGGCGCTGGGCGGCACTGATCGTCGCGGGAGCGGCGTTGGCGGTGGTCCCGCTGGTGGCGGTGTTCATGCGCAACCGTCCGCAGGACGTCGGGCTGACCGCGTACGGCGCGATCTCCGACGAGCCCGCGGCGGTGGCAGGCGGATCGTTCGGCGCCGCGTTCGAGGGCTTGCGCATCGGCCTGCGTTCACGGGCGTTCTGGCTGCTGGCAGGCAGCTTCGCCATCTGCGGGATGACCACCAACGGGCTGATCGGCACACACTTCATCCCGGCCGCGCACGACCACGGGATGCCGACGACGCTTGCCGCGGGATTGCTGGCGACCATCGGGGTGCTCGACGTGGTCGGGACCATCTTCTCGGGGTGGCTGACCGACCGCATCGACCCGCGCATCCTGTTGTGTGTCTATTACGCGGGTCGGGGCTTGTCGCTGGTGCTGCTGCCGTCGCTGCTGTCTCCCCAGGCCGAGCCGAGCACATGGGTTTTCGTCATCTTCTACGGGCTGGACTGGGTGGCGACTGTGCCCCCGACGATCGTGCTGTGCCGGGAGTTCTTCGGCTCCCGCGCGCCGATCGTGTTCGGCTGGGTGTTCGCCGCGCATCAGCTCGGGGCCGCCGCCGCCGCGGCCGGTGCCGGCTGGATCCGTGATCTCCAGGGCCAGTATGACCTGGCGTTTTACCTGGCCGCCGGGCTGTGTCTGATCGCGGCACTGCTGTGCGCGGCAGTGCGCCGCCCGGCACGTTGA
- a CDS encoding fasciclin domain-containing protein: protein MHARTGKLFGVAVASAAIVFAGTAVTAQAEEPTTPNMVIPEPKGPGCEAIKSVASGPGSLAVLSKAQSSAALASIPEISTFSELVSGQLNPAVNVAAVLDNGPYIVFAPSNEAFAKLTPEQLETLKTDPVAATATVYYHMALGILTPNDIEGIIYTQQGKPVTVKGDENNLTVNEQAKVTCGGIGADHMRVYIIDTVLDPNTAPASVTPTTTSSSTSATTSTSADETTTSATPTSGAAETPATVTVTETAAG from the coding sequence GTGCACGCTCGCACCGGAAAGCTCTTCGGCGTCGCCGTCGCATCGGCGGCCATCGTCTTCGCGGGAACCGCGGTCACGGCGCAGGCCGAAGAACCCACGACCCCGAACATGGTGATCCCGGAGCCCAAGGGACCGGGCTGCGAGGCCATCAAGTCCGTGGCATCCGGCCCCGGATCGCTGGCCGTGTTGTCCAAGGCGCAGTCCTCGGCCGCGCTGGCCAGCATCCCGGAGATCTCGACCTTCAGCGAGCTGGTGTCCGGGCAGTTGAACCCGGCCGTGAACGTGGCCGCCGTGCTCGACAACGGCCCCTACATCGTGTTCGCGCCCAGCAATGAGGCCTTCGCCAAGCTCACGCCCGAGCAGCTCGAGACGCTCAAGACCGACCCGGTCGCCGCGACCGCCACCGTCTACTACCACATGGCGCTGGGCATCCTGACCCCCAACGACATCGAGGGCATCATCTACACCCAGCAGGGCAAGCCGGTGACCGTCAAGGGCGACGAGAACAACCTGACCGTCAACGAGCAGGCGAAGGTCACCTGCGGCGGGATCGGCGCCGACCACATGCGGGTCTACATCATCGACACCGTGCTGGATCCGAACACCGCACCCGCGAGCGTCACGCCCACCACCACCTCGAGCAGCACGTCCGCCACGACGAGCACCTCGGCAGACGAGACCACCACGTCGGCGACGCCGACCTCCGGTGCCGCCGAGACCCCGGCGACCGTCACCGTCACCGAAACCGCAGCCGGATAG
- a CDS encoding acyl-CoA dehydrogenase family protein: MKRLVFETEHEQLRETAKQFLEKECLPNVEKWEANRLVDREAYVAAGNYGLIGFNMPEEYGGGGVDDFRFNAVIVEEFAKFGLACPGISLQNDIVGPYFKNLATKEQLDRWMPGFASGELIGAIAMSEPGAGSDLAGIRTTAVRDGDDWIVNGSKTFISAGINSDLVVVVARTDPEAGHKGFSLLVVERDMEGFTRGRKLDKMGQHAADTSELNFEDVRVPAANLLGKEGRGFYHLMENLPSERLSIAIAGVAGARATFDETLQYVKDRKAFGQPIGSFQNSRFVMAELETELDIAEQYVDRCLQAVVDGELTAVEAAKAKWWCTELGKKVVDQCLQLHGGYGYMNEYRVAKDYVDVRIQTIYGGTTEIMKEIIGRDLGL; encoded by the coding sequence GTGAAGAGACTGGTTTTCGAAACCGAACACGAGCAGCTCCGGGAGACCGCAAAGCAGTTCCTGGAGAAGGAGTGTCTGCCCAACGTGGAGAAGTGGGAGGCCAATCGTCTGGTCGACCGCGAAGCCTATGTGGCGGCAGGCAATTACGGCCTCATCGGGTTCAACATGCCCGAGGAGTACGGCGGCGGGGGTGTCGACGATTTCCGCTTCAACGCGGTGATCGTCGAGGAATTCGCCAAGTTCGGACTGGCATGCCCGGGCATCAGCCTGCAGAACGACATCGTCGGCCCGTACTTCAAGAACCTGGCCACCAAGGAACAGCTGGACCGCTGGATGCCCGGCTTCGCCAGCGGTGAGCTGATCGGCGCCATCGCCATGAGCGAGCCCGGCGCCGGAAGCGATCTCGCCGGTATCCGCACCACCGCGGTGCGCGACGGTGACGACTGGATCGTCAACGGCTCCAAGACCTTCATCTCCGCGGGTATCAACTCCGACCTGGTGGTCGTGGTGGCCCGCACCGATCCCGAAGCCGGCCACAAGGGCTTCTCGCTGCTGGTCGTCGAGCGTGACATGGAGGGCTTCACCCGCGGTCGCAAGCTGGACAAGATGGGCCAGCATGCCGCCGACACCTCCGAGCTGAACTTCGAGGACGTCCGCGTCCCCGCGGCGAACCTGCTCGGCAAGGAGGGCAGGGGCTTCTACCACCTGATGGAGAACCTGCCGTCCGAGCGGCTGTCGATCGCCATCGCCGGTGTCGCCGGAGCGCGCGCCACCTTCGACGAGACCCTGCAGTACGTCAAGGACCGCAAGGCCTTCGGGCAGCCGATCGGCAGCTTCCAGAACAGCCGCTTCGTGATGGCCGAGCTGGAGACCGAACTCGACATCGCCGAGCAATATGTGGATCGTTGCTTGCAGGCCGTCGTCGACGGTGAGCTGACCGCGGTCGAGGCCGCCAAGGCCAAGTGGTGGTGCACCGAGCTGGGCAAGAAGGTCGTCGACCAGTGCCTGCAGCTGCACGGTGGCTACGGTTACATGAACGAGTACCGGGTGGCCAAGGATTACGTCGATGTGCGGATCCAGACGATCTACGGTGGCACCACCGAGATCATGAAGGAGATCATCGGCCGCGACCTGGGTCTGTAA